In a genomic window of Aggregatimonas sangjinii:
- a CDS encoding TraG family conjugative transposon ATPase yields MKKINLASYYPIVDINENVVFANNGNVVLCFKGTLPEIYSLSEKDFEDMHGAWFQALKSLPTGCVVHKQDVYLKQDYSAEQLPNKTFLEQATHKHFKGREFMEHRCYLFFILTLNNALNNKKFTNPFRKVGKGILRETDETLNSFISSVSDAVSFINNSRKIEFIPLEAKEIHALTHNYFNGFNTGFDTDILLTKSNTNIGENYFDALAVNSELCFGESVQTSKTNERFTSDDFVFHQGFVDGLGLTLNENHIVNQIIYLDDKQKWRKQLDKKVEELNKSSNFGSQNKVILTKIQHILDQINADDQARVVRGHLNIVYWSKEARELEKIASKIKTEFKEIDIIPYYPRGEERKNYILNSYCCFSSNFSNEDLYVTDLKHALCLLINNSNYKSDPTGIIFNDREHNIPVLKDVWDEKKKRIKARNFAIFAPTGEGKSFLANNILRQYFESGVRLVIIDLGGSYTKFAKLYPEKYTVLRYESGKNLGINPFYISDANDLTPERLEDLSVFLFELFASDIKVTKAQSVSIKKILRFYFESTSDNHSLDGFYRFIETNQKDLLSQLKIHPDYFNVTSFLHVMSEYVGDGLYSFLFEVSEDQTFKIEDKRLIVFELDEVKDNKEILSVMLKLIKSAIQRTIWKNRAEKGIILFDEFAKQLKFDNVLESVEFYYQAIRKQNGAIGIILQSINQLPNNSTSASILENTQVVYSLNNEKGYDELQKRLNLSSHDLNQLKSIKNNLTGPRKHTEMFIKIGKESNIFRLEVPKEVYAAYLTDGQENEAIMAIYKKTNNMELAIKEFINSSLKHHEK; encoded by the coding sequence ATGAAGAAGATTAATCTAGCATCTTATTATCCCATTGTGGACATCAACGAAAATGTTGTCTTTGCTAATAATGGCAACGTGGTTTTATGTTTTAAGGGTACGCTTCCCGAAATCTATTCCTTATCCGAAAAAGACTTTGAGGATATGCACGGTGCATGGTTTCAAGCGCTCAAATCATTACCAACGGGATGTGTAGTTCACAAACAAGATGTGTATCTCAAACAAGATTACTCCGCCGAGCAGCTTCCGAATAAAACCTTTCTTGAACAGGCTACCCACAAACATTTTAAAGGCCGTGAGTTTATGGAGCATCGCTGCTATTTATTTTTTATCCTGACGTTAAACAATGCACTAAACAATAAAAAGTTCACAAACCCCTTTCGTAAAGTCGGCAAAGGCATTTTAAGGGAAACCGATGAGACCTTGAACAGCTTTATCAGTTCGGTAAGCGATGCCGTTTCCTTTATAAATAACAGTCGTAAAATTGAGTTTATTCCCCTTGAAGCAAAAGAAATACATGCGCTGACCCATAACTATTTCAACGGCTTCAATACAGGTTTCGACACGGATATTCTACTTACAAAATCAAACACCAACATTGGCGAAAATTACTTTGATGCACTTGCGGTTAATAGTGAACTCTGCTTTGGCGAAAGTGTGCAAACAAGTAAAACCAATGAACGATTTACCTCAGATGATTTTGTCTTTCATCAGGGCTTTGTAGATGGTTTGGGGCTTACGCTCAATGAGAATCACATTGTTAATCAAATCATCTACTTAGATGACAAACAGAAATGGCGCAAACAGCTCGACAAGAAAGTAGAAGAGCTCAATAAAAGTTCCAATTTCGGCTCTCAGAACAAAGTCATCTTAACTAAGATTCAGCACATTTTAGACCAGATAAATGCAGACGACCAAGCCCGTGTGGTACGCGGGCACTTAAACATTGTTTATTGGTCTAAAGAAGCTCGCGAACTAGAAAAAATAGCTTCTAAGATTAAGACGGAGTTCAAAGAGATAGATATCATTCCATATTACCCTAGAGGTGAAGAACGCAAAAACTATATCTTGAATAGTTACTGCTGCTTCTCTTCCAATTTCTCCAATGAAGATTTGTATGTAACAGATTTGAAGCACGCCTTGTGTTTACTCATCAATAACAGTAACTATAAATCTGACCCAACTGGAATCATCTTTAACGATAGAGAGCATAACATTCCTGTTTTGAAGGATGTTTGGGATGAAAAAAAGAAGCGCATCAAGGCGAGAAACTTTGCCATTTTTGCCCCAACCGGCGAAGGCAAATCCTTTTTGGCCAATAATATTCTGCGTCAATATTTTGAAAGTGGCGTTCGTCTGGTCATTATAGACTTAGGAGGTTCCTACACCAAGTTCGCTAAACTGTATCCTGAAAAATATACCGTACTACGATACGAAAGTGGGAAGAACTTAGGAATCAATCCATTTTATATTAGTGATGCCAATGATTTGACTCCCGAGCGATTGGAGGACTTATCCGTGTTCCTTTTTGAATTGTTCGCTTCGGATATTAAGGTGACCAAAGCGCAGTCCGTATCTATCAAAAAGATACTGCGGTTTTATTTCGAAAGTACTTCAGACAATCATTCTTTGGATGGCTTCTACAGATTCATCGAGACAAATCAAAAAGACCTATTAAGTCAACTTAAAATCCATCCTGACTACTTCAATGTGACAAGCTTTTTGCACGTAATGTCGGAGTATGTTGGCGATGGTCTATACAGCTTCCTCTTTGAAGTAAGCGAAGACCAGACCTTTAAAATCGAGGACAAACGATTGATTGTTTTTGAATTGGATGAAGTCAAGGATAACAAGGAAATCCTCTCAGTAATGTTGAAGCTTATTAAATCAGCCATCCAAAGAACCATCTGGAAAAATAGAGCTGAAAAAGGCATTATCCTATTTGATGAATTTGCCAAACAATTGAAGTTCGACAACGTACTGGAAAGTGTCGAATTCTATTACCAAGCGATTCGAAAACAAAATGGTGCTATTGGTATCATTCTCCAATCCATCAATCAACTACCCAATAATTCTACATCGGCAAGCATTCTAGAAAATACCCAAGTGGTGTACAGCCTGAATAACGAAAAAGGCTATGATGAGCTGCAGAAGCGATTGAACCTTTCTAGCCACGACTTGAATCAATTAAAATCCATAAAGAACAATCTTACCGGACCGCGAAAGCACACCGAAATGTTCATCAAAATAGGTAAAGAAAGTAACATTTTCCGCCTAGAAGTTCCCAAGGAAGTGTATGCAGCTTATTTAACCGATGGACAAGAAAACGAGGCCATAATGGCCATCTATAAAAAGACCAATAATATGGAATTGGCCATAAAAGAATTTATTAACTCTTCATTAAAACATCATGAAAAATAG
- a CDS encoding N-acetylmuramoyl-L-alanine amidase family protein: MQTRSNDMDILNYLLTAFIYLALLSICYGQSPTKQIVVIDPGHGGSDTGAIGVNGVAEKDIVLSIAKKLDSLNTILYDSRFDIYLTRCSDTLISLRDRTWLAKGLKADVFISLHCNQAVNKRAKGTEVYVDEKQKRYTKASIRMGNFIQDELHDMLGFRSRGVKLANFQVLRQTTDSCPAVLLELGFLSSIDEAGHLNKEEKHNGIGLAILESIIKNR, translated from the coding sequence GTGCAAACAAGAAGTAATGATATGGACATTTTAAATTATCTACTGACTGCGTTTATTTATCTAGCACTTTTATCAATTTGCTATGGGCAAAGTCCTACTAAGCAAATTGTCGTCATTGACCCAGGTCACGGAGGAAGTGACACCGGAGCAATCGGCGTAAATGGAGTTGCTGAAAAGGATATCGTTTTGAGTATTGCTAAAAAGTTGGATAGTCTAAACACAATACTATACGATAGCCGATTTGACATCTACCTGACCCGATGTAGTGATACATTAATTTCTTTAAGAGATAGAACTTGGCTAGCCAAAGGGTTGAAGGCTGATGTCTTTATTTCATTGCATTGCAATCAAGCTGTAAACAAAAGGGCTAAAGGAACAGAGGTATATGTAGATGAAAAGCAAAAACGATATACAAAGGCTTCAATTCGGATGGGAAATTTTATACAAGATGAACTACATGATATGCTTGGTTTTAGGAGTAGGGGAGTTAAATTGGCAAACTTTCAGGTGCTGCGCCAAACTACCGATAGCTGCCCTGCGGTTTTATTGGAGTTGGGTTTCTTATCCTCTATTGATGAAGCCGGACACTTGAACAAAGAAGAAAAACATAATGGTATCGGACTTGCGATACTGGAATCGATTATTAAAAACAGATAG
- a CDS encoding conjugal transfer protein: MKNRIRTITAVLVFTIALLLPGGATAQGMPTYDNVNFISLIKQLVESGKQTANIIKTVKFLKQQKENLEKVNDVLKQLKAVKEIGKNNQRLVKVMQNDLQDILNSPYIKPEEVARVSESFSAVVENSLDTMDFIDQVLSSDFMKMSDADRAEILKQKETESKEMVSNVTIKTKRYRDIISFRKMQDKVNNRETNY, from the coding sequence ATGAAAAATAGAATCAGAACAATTACAGCAGTACTAGTATTTACAATAGCACTCTTACTGCCTGGCGGTGCCACCGCCCAAGGGATGCCGACTTATGATAATGTCAATTTTATCAGTTTGATAAAGCAACTTGTAGAATCAGGTAAACAGACGGCGAACATCATCAAAACGGTCAAGTTTCTCAAGCAACAAAAGGAGAATCTTGAGAAGGTAAACGATGTTTTGAAGCAATTAAAGGCTGTTAAGGAAATCGGCAAGAACAATCAACGCCTTGTCAAAGTCATGCAGAATGATTTACAAGACATTCTGAATTCGCCCTATATAAAACCTGAAGAAGTCGCACGCGTATCGGAATCATTTAGTGCCGTGGTTGAAAACTCTTTGGACACCATGGATTTTATAGACCAGGTGCTCTCAAGTGATTTTATGAAAATGAGCGACGCAGACCGCGCGGAAATTCTAAAGCAAAAAGAAACGGAATCAAAAGAAATGGTTTCGAATGTCACTATCAAAACGAAACGCTACCGAGACATTATTTCCTTCAGAAAAATGCAAGACAAGGTGAACAATCGAGAAACAAACTACTAA